A DNA window from Equus quagga isolate Etosha38 chromosome 21, UCLA_HA_Equagga_1.0, whole genome shotgun sequence contains the following coding sequences:
- the LOC124231299 gene encoding uncharacterized protein C21orf140 homolog produces the protein MPHFTNLLLRNIISRNLFDTTKRKQCLQYLKTLRMLQYDGFKTVYLGEAEIPESLVTGEDFNDGYYIQTPTWCIVHAGGSQGWVPWKYRMFLRDELCVKQEDNLFFEFCDAAKKAYGRCAIVVKERRLQDEMRPKEDKESVINLTSIVCCPEVAKSCGHELLSLPSLYNYLNPLDTAWSFLKWFIINNRKEFCLQSIDSVYSYQYILLSDLISKGIDRINPSKWKTLTNKVRRWENYYLGKFS, from the coding sequence ATGCCTCACTTCACAAACCTTCTTTTGAGAAACATCATTAGCAGAAATCTATTTGATACCACCAAGAGGAAGCAATGCCTGCAGTATTTGAAAACCCTGAGAATGCTGCAATACGATGGATTTAAGACCGTATATTTGGGGGAAGCTGAAATCCCTGAAAGCCTTGTCACTGGGGAAGATTTTAATGACGGATATTACATTCAGACTCCAACTTGGTGTATTGTGCATGCCGGTGGTAGTCAAGGATGGGTGCCCTGGAAATATCGGATGTTCCTAAGAGATGAGTTATGCGTCAAACAAGAAGACAACCTCTTCTTCGAGTTCTGTGATGCAGCAAAGAAGGCCTATGGGAGGTGCGCCATTGTGGTCAAAGAGAGAAGGCTGCAGGATGAGATGAGGCCAAAGGAAGATAAAGAGTCAGTCATTAACTTAACGAGCATCGTGTGTTGCCCTGAGGTGGCCAAGTCCTGTGGCCATGAactgctctctctgccttccctttACAATTACCTGAACCCTTTAGACACAGCCTGGTCTTTTCTGAAATGGTTTATCATCAATAACAGAAAGGAGTTTTGTTTGCAGTCCATTGACAGTGTCTATTCTTACCAGTATATACTTTTAAGTGATTTAATTAGCAAAGGGATTGACAGGATAAACCCAAGCAAATGGAAAACACTAACTAACAAAGTGCGGAGATGGGAAAACTACTATCTTGGTAAATTTTCTTGA